In a single window of the Gossypium hirsutum isolate 1008001.06 chromosome D02, Gossypium_hirsutum_v2.1, whole genome shotgun sequence genome:
- the LOC107908531 gene encoding DNA replication licensing factor MCM6 isoform X2, with the protein MEAFSGCFVDDKAIRVENIFLDFLKSFRLDPRMGESYYESEIQAMEANGSSTMYIDFSHVMLYNDILQKAIADEYLRFEPYLKNACKRFVMEQNPTVIAEADDNPNKDINVAFFNIPFTKRLRELTTAEIGKLVSVTGVVTRTSEVRPELLQGSFKCLECGSVVKNVEQQFKYTEPTTCVSATCLNRTKWALLRQESKFADWQRVRVQETSKEIPAGSLPRSLDVILRHEIVELARAGDAVVFTGTVVVIPDILALASPGERAECRREASQRKSSTAGQEGVRGLRSLGVRDLSYRLAFIANSVQGADGRKDVDIRNRKKAGDEDDQQFTSEELKEIQRMRDTPDFFNKLVDSIAPTVFGHQDIKRAILLMLLGGVHKHTHEGINLRGDINVCIVGDPSCAKSQFLKYTSGIVPRSVYTSGKSSSAAGLTATVAKEPETGEFCIEAGALMLADNGICCIDEFDKMDVRDQVAIHEAMEQQTISITKAGIQATLNARTSILAAANPTGGRYDKSKPLKYNVALPPAILSRFDLVYVMIDDPDDQTDYHIAHHIVRVHQKREDALQPAFTTAELKRYITYAKTLKPKLTSEARKLLVESYVALRRGDTTPGSRVAYRMTVRQLEALIRLSEAIARSYLETQVQPRHVRVAVRLLKTSIISVESTEIDLSEFQEGNSDGSDDRNNNFGQADVHPASESEGTTNQQKEEYRVKEDYFQRVTQALVMRLRQHEEAVRQEETGLAGMSQGDLIQWYVNQQNEKNNYSSTAEVEIEIKRIRSLIERLIRREGHLIVIDDGRQEGGEGAAARSARDTRILAVAPNYAMD; encoded by the exons atggAGGCGTTCAGCGGATGCTTTGTAGACGACAAGGCAATTAGAGTGGAGAACATATTCCTGGACTTCCTCAAGAG cttCAGGTTGGACCCGCGAATGGGGGAGTCGTATTACGAGTCGGAGATACAGGCGATGGAAGCGAACGGGTCTAGCACCATGTACATCGACTTCTCGCACGTCATGCTCTACAATGACATTCTCCAGAAGGCCATCGCTGATGAGTACTTGAG ATTCGAGCCATACTTGAAGAATGCCTGCAAGAGGTTCGTGATGGAGCAGAATCCCACGGTCATCGCGGAGGCGGATGATAACCCTAACAAGGACATCAATGTTGCCTTCTTTAACATTCCATTCACCAAGCG CCTGAGAGAATTAACCACTGCCGAAATTGGAAAGCTAGTATCAGTCACTGGAGTAGTCACTCGTACAAGCGAAGTCAGACCTGAGCTTCTCCAAGGATCTTTTAAGTGCTTGGAATGCGGAAGCGTTGTCAAGAATGTCGAACAGCAATTCAAGTACACTGAG CCAACGACATGCGTTAGTGCAACATGTTTAAATAGAACAAAATGGGCATTGCTTCGACAAGAGAGCAAATTTGCAGATTGGCAGAGGGTAAGAGTGCAGGAGACCTCTAAAGAGATTCCTGCTGGCTCCTTACCTAGATCATTGGACGTTATTCTTCGCCATGAGATTGTTGAACTGGCTAGAGCGGGGGATGC TGTTGTCTTCACTGGTACTGTGGTTGTGATACCGGACATATTGGCCCTAGCCTCCCCTGGTGAAAGAGCGGAATGCCGTCGAGAAGCTTCTCAGCGTAAGTCTTCAACTGCTGGACAAGAAGGTGTGAGAGGTCTTCGCTCATTGGGAGTTAGAGACCTATCCTATCGTTTAGCCTTCATTGCTAATTCAGTTCAG GGTGCTGATGGTAGAAAGGATGTTGACATTAGAAATAGAAAAAAGGCTGGTGACGAAGATGACCAACAGTTCACA TCGGAGGAACTTAAAGAAATCCAAAGAATGAGAGATACCCCTGATTTCTTCAATAAGCTTGTTGATAGCATTGCACCTACTGTTTTTGGTCATCAAGATATCAAGAGAGCAATCTTGCTTATGCTTTTGGGTGGTGTCCATAAGCATACTCATGAAGGCATTAATCTGAGAGGAGACATAAATGTTTGTATTGTTGGAGATCCCAGCTGTGCAAAGTCCCAGTTTCTCAA ATACACATCAGGTATTGTTCCCAGATCTGTCTATACATCTGGCAAATCCTCTTCTGCTGCTGGATTGACAGCAACTGTGGCCAAAGAACCAGAAACTGGCGAATTCTGTATCGAG GCAGGTGCTCTAATGCTGGCTGACAATGGCATATGTTGCATTGATGAATTCGACAAGATGGATGTCAGAGATCAG GTTGCAATTCATGAAGCCATGGAACAACAGACCATAAGCATTACTAAAGCCGGGATACAAGCGACACTGAATGCTCGGACGTCAATACTAGCTGCAGCTAATCCTACTGGAGGGCGCTATGACAAGTCTAAACCACTCAAG TATAATGTTGCTCTCCCTCCGGCTATTCTTTCTAGGTTTGACCTGGTGTACGTCATGATTGATGACCCAGATGATCAAACTGATTACCATATTGCTCACCATATTGTGAGAGTTCACCAGAAGCGTGAAGATGCACTTCAACCTGCTTTCACTACTGCAGAACTGAAACGATATATTACATATGCAAAAACTTTAAAACCAAAG CTAACCTCTGAAGCAAGAAAACTCTTGGTGGAGTCTTATGTTGCACTCAGACGAGGTGATACGACTCCTGGCAGCAGAGTTGCATACCGGATGACAGTTAGGCAGTTGGAGGCATTAATCAGGTTGTCTGAGGCCATTGCTCGAAGTTATTTGGAAACTCAG GTGCAACCACGACATGTTCGTGTAGCGGTGAGATTACTGAAAACATCTATAATCAG TGTGGAGTCCACCGAGATTGATTTGTCTGAATTTCAAGAAGGAAATAGTGATGGTTCTGATGATAGAAACAATAATTTTGGACAAGCTGATGTTCACCCAGCTTCTGAAAGTGAAG GTACTACCAATCAACAAAAGGAAGAATACAGGGTAAAGGAAGACTATTTTCAGAGGGTTACTCAGGCCCTTGTCATGCGCCTTAGACAGCATGAAGAAGCTGTAAGGCAAGAAG AAACTGGCTTGGCCGGAATGAGTCAGGGCGATTTaatccagtggtatgtgaatcaGCAGAATGAAAAAAACAACTACAGCTCTACTGCAGAAGTAGAAATAGAAATTAAACGAATCAGATCACTTATTGAG AGATTGATTCGGAGGGAAGGCCACTTGATTGTGATAGATGATGGTAGGCAAGAAGGTGGTGAAGGTGCAGCGGCACGATCAGCTAGAGATACCAGAATTTTAGCTGTAGCTCCGAATTATGCCATGGATTAA
- the LOC107908531 gene encoding DNA replication licensing factor MCM6 isoform X1, which yields MEAFSGCFVDDKAIRVENIFLDFLKSFRLDPRMGESYYESEIQAMEANGSSTMYIDFSHVMLYNDILQKAIADEYLRFEPYLKNACKRFVMEQNPTVIAEADDNPNKDINVAFFNIPFTKRLRELTTAEIGKLVSVTGVVTRTSEVRPELLQGSFKCLECGSVVKNVEQQFKYTEPTTCVSATCLNRTKWALLRQESKFADWQRVRVQETSKEIPAGSLPRSLDVILRHEIVELARAGDAVVFTGTVVVIPDILALASPGERAECRREASQRKSSTAGQEGVRGLRSLGVRDLSYRLAFIANSVQGADGRKDVDIRNRKKAGDEDDQQFTSEELKEIQRMRDTPDFFNKLVDSIAPTVFGHQDIKRAILLMLLGGVHKHTHEGINLRGDINVCIVGDPSCAKSQFLKYTSGIVPRSVYTSGKSSSAAGLTATVAKEPETGEFCIEAGALMLADNGICCIDEFDKMDVRDQVAIHEAMEQQTISITKAGIQATLNARTSILAAANPTGGRYDKSKPLKYNVALPPAILSRFDLVYVMIDDPDDQTDYHIAHHIVRVHQKREDALQPAFTTAELKRYITYAKTLKPKLTSEARKLLVESYVALRRGDTTPGSRVAYRMTVRQLEALIRLSEAIARSYLETQVQPRHVRVAVRLLKTSIISVESTEIDLSEFQEGNSDGSDDRNNNFGQADVHPASESEVGTTNQQKEEYRVKEDYFQRVTQALVMRLRQHEEAVRQEETGLAGMSQGDLIQWYVNQQNEKNNYSSTAEVEIEIKRIRSLIERLIRREGHLIVIDDGRQEGGEGAAARSARDTRILAVAPNYAMD from the exons atggAGGCGTTCAGCGGATGCTTTGTAGACGACAAGGCAATTAGAGTGGAGAACATATTCCTGGACTTCCTCAAGAG cttCAGGTTGGACCCGCGAATGGGGGAGTCGTATTACGAGTCGGAGATACAGGCGATGGAAGCGAACGGGTCTAGCACCATGTACATCGACTTCTCGCACGTCATGCTCTACAATGACATTCTCCAGAAGGCCATCGCTGATGAGTACTTGAG ATTCGAGCCATACTTGAAGAATGCCTGCAAGAGGTTCGTGATGGAGCAGAATCCCACGGTCATCGCGGAGGCGGATGATAACCCTAACAAGGACATCAATGTTGCCTTCTTTAACATTCCATTCACCAAGCG CCTGAGAGAATTAACCACTGCCGAAATTGGAAAGCTAGTATCAGTCACTGGAGTAGTCACTCGTACAAGCGAAGTCAGACCTGAGCTTCTCCAAGGATCTTTTAAGTGCTTGGAATGCGGAAGCGTTGTCAAGAATGTCGAACAGCAATTCAAGTACACTGAG CCAACGACATGCGTTAGTGCAACATGTTTAAATAGAACAAAATGGGCATTGCTTCGACAAGAGAGCAAATTTGCAGATTGGCAGAGGGTAAGAGTGCAGGAGACCTCTAAAGAGATTCCTGCTGGCTCCTTACCTAGATCATTGGACGTTATTCTTCGCCATGAGATTGTTGAACTGGCTAGAGCGGGGGATGC TGTTGTCTTCACTGGTACTGTGGTTGTGATACCGGACATATTGGCCCTAGCCTCCCCTGGTGAAAGAGCGGAATGCCGTCGAGAAGCTTCTCAGCGTAAGTCTTCAACTGCTGGACAAGAAGGTGTGAGAGGTCTTCGCTCATTGGGAGTTAGAGACCTATCCTATCGTTTAGCCTTCATTGCTAATTCAGTTCAG GGTGCTGATGGTAGAAAGGATGTTGACATTAGAAATAGAAAAAAGGCTGGTGACGAAGATGACCAACAGTTCACA TCGGAGGAACTTAAAGAAATCCAAAGAATGAGAGATACCCCTGATTTCTTCAATAAGCTTGTTGATAGCATTGCACCTACTGTTTTTGGTCATCAAGATATCAAGAGAGCAATCTTGCTTATGCTTTTGGGTGGTGTCCATAAGCATACTCATGAAGGCATTAATCTGAGAGGAGACATAAATGTTTGTATTGTTGGAGATCCCAGCTGTGCAAAGTCCCAGTTTCTCAA ATACACATCAGGTATTGTTCCCAGATCTGTCTATACATCTGGCAAATCCTCTTCTGCTGCTGGATTGACAGCAACTGTGGCCAAAGAACCAGAAACTGGCGAATTCTGTATCGAG GCAGGTGCTCTAATGCTGGCTGACAATGGCATATGTTGCATTGATGAATTCGACAAGATGGATGTCAGAGATCAG GTTGCAATTCATGAAGCCATGGAACAACAGACCATAAGCATTACTAAAGCCGGGATACAAGCGACACTGAATGCTCGGACGTCAATACTAGCTGCAGCTAATCCTACTGGAGGGCGCTATGACAAGTCTAAACCACTCAAG TATAATGTTGCTCTCCCTCCGGCTATTCTTTCTAGGTTTGACCTGGTGTACGTCATGATTGATGACCCAGATGATCAAACTGATTACCATATTGCTCACCATATTGTGAGAGTTCACCAGAAGCGTGAAGATGCACTTCAACCTGCTTTCACTACTGCAGAACTGAAACGATATATTACATATGCAAAAACTTTAAAACCAAAG CTAACCTCTGAAGCAAGAAAACTCTTGGTGGAGTCTTATGTTGCACTCAGACGAGGTGATACGACTCCTGGCAGCAGAGTTGCATACCGGATGACAGTTAGGCAGTTGGAGGCATTAATCAGGTTGTCTGAGGCCATTGCTCGAAGTTATTTGGAAACTCAG GTGCAACCACGACATGTTCGTGTAGCGGTGAGATTACTGAAAACATCTATAATCAG TGTGGAGTCCACCGAGATTGATTTGTCTGAATTTCAAGAAGGAAATAGTGATGGTTCTGATGATAGAAACAATAATTTTGGACAAGCTGATGTTCACCCAGCTTCTGAAAGTGAAG TAGGTACTACCAATCAACAAAAGGAAGAATACAGGGTAAAGGAAGACTATTTTCAGAGGGTTACTCAGGCCCTTGTCATGCGCCTTAGACAGCATGAAGAAGCTGTAAGGCAAGAAG AAACTGGCTTGGCCGGAATGAGTCAGGGCGATTTaatccagtggtatgtgaatcaGCAGAATGAAAAAAACAACTACAGCTCTACTGCAGAAGTAGAAATAGAAATTAAACGAATCAGATCACTTATTGAG AGATTGATTCGGAGGGAAGGCCACTTGATTGTGATAGATGATGGTAGGCAAGAAGGTGGTGAAGGTGCAGCGGCACGATCAGCTAGAGATACCAGAATTTTAGCTGTAGCTCCGAATTATGCCATGGATTAA
- the LOC107938493 gene encoding uncharacterized protein, whose product MASSQVEIASSSPFGCVLRNHTRKERCREINVRAVLDLDTNFKGLVRDHINCCISLSSAANSQNKMTHVATSTNERSNIGNHCNLHTTNIKNGEPSPITPKHSPLVLDRWVTRQAQDVTTDKHVVNEGAGQLLVPTNSNTASPMASNLSTPLENVMVKHNLGASSLVQIWEARLHRSYQGQSMGSDTSRTNPGSSSNENNINASSVEEASTLDEKIENRRNNDPEDSLIDCDTSAPPFCSSCDAGERERVRVADIIKRLKNGREDADDDERINTNVTDSRSRENKHSSTSDQGKAGRRYFLRIASSPRLRGRQAFYDLLMQIERDKNRELDSLLERRSVSKFSQRGRLQSMLRLRCLQRSLTIQDKCHPQGPGVHGTRFSHGSTMMQAREKFSTGAAQNDSATSRCLHRDQVSTQLDKSSTSKLQSEETHCQKASISGHQSICPVNRFTEYRNENLNEQAKPASYAIHQKETSLEVRCLETLKSADTTTPLASQSENQMAKEQGSNCQQNLFLDSQGTAENVNPYSQNETAEERDNHQQHLSLGLEETTETSLNEIGEEQELEQDIDDKQQPHLDSQENAGNSTFYSDNDGSEVTEELDDHYPQYFDQTNYDRFSDISRPRSYWEDLRKAWYQEVLNTTSKNEEIRQLLERGRVSTCLASDFRERMDRLMNSRVQIMQEDGGASQEEADDEDRMVQVKSYLQRHLHPAGDLGVEEEEEMSIISHQSHEAHTYFNESPPSIQMPSPSDLTRSWSSQDGKETGNYSDRGPSTFSPPSGVSEAQYYQDTRRSSCSIAPTSLEIELICDLRGHIEQLQREMGELSKSILSCMDLQMKFQHYSFNRELLHSGGREENKSTERVASPWKRCCCICLEMQVDSLLYSCGHMCTCLKCAHELQWSSGKCPKCTAPILDVVPIK is encoded by the exons ATGGCATCTTCTCAGGTAGAGATCGCTTCTTCGTCGCCTTTTGGTTGTGTCCTAAGGAACCACACCCGGAAGGAAAGATGCAGAGAGATCAATGTGAGAGCTGTGTTAGACTTGGACACCAATTTCAAAGGTTTGGTTAGGGATCATATCAATTGCTGCATCTCTCTCTCTTCCGCCGCTAATTCTCAAAATAAGATGACACATGTTGCTACGTCGACCAATGAACGATCCAATATTGGTAACCATTGTAATTTGCACACGactaacattaaaaacggggagcCCTCACCAATCACCCCAAAGCATTCTCCTCTTGTTCTTGATCGATGGGTGACTAGGCAGGCACAAGATGTAACCACCGACAAACATGTAGTAAATGAAGGTGCGGGCCAATTACTAGTTCCTACAAATTCAAACACTGCCTCGCCCATGGCATCAAACTTGTCCACTCCATTAGAGAATGTCATGGTCAAACACAATCTTGGTGCTTCGTCCCTTGTTCAAATATGGGAGGCTAGGCTACACCGCTCATACCAAGGCCAAAGTATGGGTTCAGACACTAGCAGGACAAATCCTGGTTCAAGCTCTAATGAGAATAATATTAATGCCTCGTCCGTGGAAGAAGCTTCAACATTAGACGAAAAAATAGAAAACAGAAGAAACAATGACCCTGAGGATTCTTTAATAGATTGCGACACAAGTGCGCCACCGTTCTGTTCTTCATGCGATGCTGGGGAAAGAGAAAGAGTGAGGGTAGCGGATATCATCAAGAGGTTGAAAAATGGTAGAGAAGATGCGGATGATGATGAGCGTATTAATACTAATGTTACCGACTCACGATCTAGAGAGAACAAGCATAGCTCCACATCAGATCAAGGAAAGGCAGGGCGGAGGTATTTCTTACGGATTGCGAGTTCACCCCGACTAAGAGGGCGACAAGCATTCTATGATTTGCTTATGCAGATAGAACGAGACAAGAATAGAGAGTTGGATTCGCTACTGGAACGCCGGTCAGTCTCAAAATTCTCACAGCGGGGCCGCCTTCAG TCAATGCTACGGCTTAGATGTCTACAACGCAGTCTGACAATTCAAGATAAATGTCATCCACAAGGACCCGGAGTGCACGGGACCCGGTTCTCACATGGGTCTACAATGATGCAAGCCAG GGAGAAGTTTAGCACTGGTGCTGCGCAGAATGATTCAGCTACTTCAAGATGCCTTCATAGGGATCAGGTCTCGACCCAGTTAGACAAAAGCTCCACTTCCAAACTGCAAAGTGAAGAAACTCATTGCCAAAAGGCGTCAATATCTGGGCACCAGAGTATATGTCCAGTTAATCGCTTCACAGAGTACAGAAACGAAAATCTTAATGAACAGGCAAAGCCAGCTTCATATGCCATACACCAAAAAGAAACAAGCTTGGAAGTGAGATGCCTTGAAACACTAAAATCTGCAGATACAACAACACCATTGGCGAGTCAATCTGAGAATCAAATGGCAAAAGAACAAGGGTCCAACTGCCAACAAAATCTATTCCTCGACTCGCAAGGAACTGCAGAAAACGTGAATCCCTACTCTCAAAATGAAACTGCGGAAGAACGAGATAATCACCAGCAGCATCTCTCTCTTGGCTTAGAAGAAACTACAGAAACATCCTTGAATGAGATAGGTGAAGAACAGGAACTGGAACAGGATATCGATGACAAGCAGCAGCCCCACCTTGACTCTCAGGAAAATGCAGGGAATTCAACATTCTACAGTGACAATGATGGTAGTGAGGTAACCGAAGAGCTAGATGATCATTACCCACAATATTTTGATCAAACAAATTATGACCGGTTTAGTGATATATCTCGACCCAGAAGTTATTGGGAAGACTTACGAAAAGCATGGTACCAGGAAGTGCTTAACACCACCTCCAAAAATGAGGAGATACGTCAGCTCCTAGAAAG GGGAAGAGTTTCAACTTGTCTTGCAAGTGATTTCCGAGAGAGAATGGACCGATTAATGAACTCTCGGGTACAAATTATGCAAGAGGATGGAGGTGCAAGTCAAGAAGAGGCGGACGATGAGGATAGAATGGTCCAAGTGAAGTCCTACCTACAGAGACATTTGCATCCAGCTGGTGATCTAggagtagaagaagaagaagaaatgagcATAATCAGCCATCAATCGCATGAAGCCCATACCTACTTCAATGAATCCCCACCATCTATCCAAATGCCTTCACCATCGGACCTAACGAGGTCATGGAGTTCTCAAGATGGTAAAGAAACAGGTAATTATTCTGATCGGGGTCCATCTACGTTTTCACCACCATCTGGAGTATCTGAAGCTCAATATTATCAGGATACTCGACGGTCCTCTTGTTCGATAGCCCCTACTTCCTTG GAAATCGAACTGATTTGTGATTTAAGAGGACACATCGAGCAACTCCAGCGTGAGATGGGGGAGCTAAGCAAATCAATTTTGAGCTGCATGGACCTGCAGATGAAATTTCAACATTATTCCTTCAATCGGGAACTACTTCATTCAG GTGGAAGGGAAGAGAACAAATCAACGGAAAGAGTAGCATCACCATGGAAACGCTGCTGTTGTATATGCTTAGAAATGCAGGTCGACTCACTTTTGTACAG TTGCGGGCACATGTGCACCTGCCTGAAATGTGCGCATGAATTGCAATGGAGTAGTGGGAAATGTCCAAAATGTACAGCTCCCATCCTGGATGTTGTGCCAATCAAGTGA
- the LOC107908138 gene encoding probable purine permease 4 has product MNINTSNNHDNGEQDQKGVSKKRYMPLLLINYTCLFLGSVSSSLLSKYYFNHKGSNKWVSTWVQSAGFPFLLLPVFLPYYLFQCTQRKPFTRFTPRILSLSIFIGLMLGLNNLLFSWGNSYLPVSTSALLLSSQLVFNLILSAIMVKQKITFTNLNCVILLTLSSILLALGSNHDKPQDLTPTKYMIGFVATIGAGLLFALYLPIMEMIYKKVYCYAMIIEMQLVMELSATILASVGMVWDGGFTEMRKESKEVFDKGEGVYWVTMITNVVTWQLCFMGTAGTVFLTCSLTGGICMTALLGLNVLGGVLVYREDFGGVKIVSTVMCGWGFCSYVYGMYVNNHMMKLLDDHKQNINPSIEMAQPQPQPQPQPHSDLHLDLGFEQIN; this is encoded by the coding sequence ATGAACATCAACACTAGCAACAACCACGACAATGGTGAACAAGACCAAAAGGGTGTCTCAAAGAAGCGTTATATGCCTCTTTTGTTGATCAACTATACGTGCCTGTTTTTGGGTTCTGTATCCTCAAGCTTGCTCTCCAAGTACTATTTCAACCACAAAGGCTCCAACAAATGGGTTTCCACATGGGTTCAGTCAGCTGGATTCCCTTTCCTTCTCTTGCCGGTTTTCCTCCCTTACTATCTCTTCCAATGCACTCAGAGAAAGCCTTTCACTCGTTTCACTCCTAGAATCTTAAGTTTGTCCATATTCATAGGCCTTATGCTAGGCTTAAACAACCTTCTTTTCTCTTGGGGCAACTCTTATCTTCCAGTATCAACCTCCGCTCTCCTTCTATCCTCTCAACTAGTATTCAATCTCATCCTATCTGCAATTATGGTTAAGCAAAAGATCACTTTCACAAACCTCAACTGCGTCATCCTATTGACGTTAAGCTCAATCCTCCTAGCCTTAGGATCCAACCACGACAAACCGCAGGACCTGACCCCAACCAAATACATGATAGGGTTTGTGGCAACCATAGGGGCGGGGTTGTTATTTGCCTTGTATCTGCCGATTATGGAGATGATATACAAGAAGGTGTACTGTTATGCGATGATTATAGAAATGCAGTTAGTGATGGAGCTATCGGCGACGATATTAGCGAGTGTGGGGATGGTGTGGGATGGGGGATTTACGGAGATGAGAAAGGAGAGTAAGGAGGTGTTCGACAAGGGGGAGGGAGTTTATTGGGTGACGATGATCACCAATGTGGTGACTTGGCAACTGTGCTTTATGGGAACGGCAGGAACGGTGTTTTTAACGTGCTCGCTAACGGGCGGGATATGCATGACGGCGTTGCTGGGATTGAATGTATTGGGAGGGGTATTGGTGTACAGAGAGGATTTTGGGGGGGTGAAGATTGTTTCTACAGTGATGTGTGGGTGGGGGTTTTGTTCATACGTTTATGGGATGTATGTTAACAATCACATGATGAAGCTCTTGGACGATCATAAGCAAAATATTAATCCATCTATTGAAATGGCTCAGCCTCAGCCTCAGCCTCAGCCTCAGCCTCATTCGGATCTTCATCTTGACTTGGGgtttgaacaaattaattaa
- the LOC107908529 gene encoding ycf3-interacting protein 1, chloroplastic has protein sequence MGILQASQVPFASTCSSSSSCPPAAPKTLSACKSLAVNVKLSKVCSSTSLRLRKIGGGVVGVGKEGVQPVRIGEDDDGHDTSLSATAQPEEDEDLQCVRQIQRVLQLLRKNRDMLFSEVKLTVMIEDPREVERRRLLGIEDPDAPTRDDLVEALEQVNEGKIPTNRVALRMLAEEMTNWPNIEVEASKKQRSKSLYARATDTGIDPKEVAKRLNIDWDSAAEIEDVGINDETEVPSAVGYGALYLVTAFPVIIGISVVLILFYNSLQ, from the exons ATGGGGATTTTGCAAGCGTCCCAAGTGCCTTTTGCATCGACTTGTTCATCTTCGTCTTCTTGTCCCCCTGCTGCACCTAAAACCTTATCCGCATGCAAATCATTGGCTGTGAATGTCAAGTTGAGCAAAGTATGCAGTTCGACGAGTCTGCGACTGCGTAAGATTGGTGGTGGAGTTGTTGGGGTCGGTAAGGAAGGCGTACAACCAGTGCGCATTGGTGAGGATGATGATGGTCATGATACTTCTTTATCAGCAACCGCCCAACCGGAGGAAGATGAGGACCTCCAATGCGTTCGCCAAATCCAAAGA GTTCTACAACTTCTCAGGAAAAACCGAGACATGTTATTCAGTGAG GTTAAACTGACCGTGATGATAGAGGATCCTAGGGAAGTCGAGAGAAGGAGGTTGCTTGGCATTGAGGATCCTGATGCCCCTACCAGGGATGATCTCGTCGAAGCTCTGGAACAA GTCAATGAAGGGAAGATCCCCACTAATCGTGTTGCTCTCAGGATGCTAGCTGAGGAAATGACCAACTGGCCTAATATAGAG GTTGAAGCATCGAAGAAACAACGTAGCAAATCCCTTTATGCAAGGGCGACAGACACTGGCATTGATCCTAAAGAAGTTGCTAAGAGACTAAATATTGATTGGGATTCTGCTGCTGAAATCGAAGATGTTGGAATCAATGATGAAACAGAAGTCCCTTCTGCAGTG GGTTATGGGGCACTATACTTGGTCACAGCTTTTCCAGTTATCATCGGTATATCTGTagtgttaatattattttataattcactCCAGTAG